A single genomic interval of Candidatus Zixiibacteriota bacterium harbors:
- a CDS encoding ribosome maturation factor RimP, whose amino-acid sequence MKQTVSELVAAPLEAQGYELADVVVSRYKTSTTVRLFVYGENGVTIDECARLSRVIGAVIDGTGLFENGYTLEVSSPGLDRPLLTLRDYKYRVGETVRVEFLDRARKAVVGEIVAVDDNRVTFRVADEVITIDLPEIKRAQIVF is encoded by the coding sequence GTGAAACAGACAGTTAGCGAACTGGTCGCGGCGCCGCTTGAGGCCCAGGGGTATGAATTGGCCGACGTGGTCGTATCCCGGTACAAGACGTCGACCACCGTGCGACTGTTCGTGTACGGCGAGAACGGTGTCACGATAGACGAGTGCGCCCGGCTGTCGCGCGTGATCGGCGCGGTGATCGACGGAACAGGCCTGTTCGAAAACGGTTATACCCTTGAGGTGTCATCGCCGGGCCTGGATCGGCCGCTGTTAACCCTGCGCGATTACAAGTACCGTGTTGGAGAGACCGTCCGGGTCGAGTTCTTAGACCGCGCCCGGAAAGCGGTAGTCGGCGAGATCGTCGCGGTTGATGACAACCGAGTGACGTTTAGAGTCGCTGATGAGGTTATTACGATCGATCTGCCTGAAATAAAAAGAGCGCAGATCGTGTTCTGA
- a CDS encoding proline--tRNA ligase, with translation MRWSQCYIPTLRQEQSEAELVSHQLLLRGGYIRKLVAGVYIYLPLMQRVIEKFSRIVREEMNKAGALEITMSVICPAELWQKSGRYHSIGPEQMRLKDRHQHEMVLCGTHEETVTNLIAGEVRSYRQLPLNLYQIQVKFRDEIRPRFGLMRGREFIMKDAYTFDATEESFAKSYQAMVDAYYAIFRRAGLDVLKVESDTGAMGGKAAHEFMLLVDTNAGEEKIAACTKCDYAANVEKATFKDATKITPDAAIKPMQPVDTPGAATIEELTRFLNVDATRLVKTLLFLADGKTVAALIRGDRDLNEVKLKNAVGAIDLQMADAATVEQVTGAPVGFAGPIGLKGEVALLVDPLVTELQNFVTGANQDEKHILNVNIGRDFKPSKVVDLSKARAGDLCPRCGGELVVKDGIEVGNTFMLGTKYSETLGAKFLDADGNEKPCIMGSYGIGITRTPQAALEKYHDDKGIVWPKSIAPFLVEIVPVSMSSAAQVDTAEKIYRQLNENGIDVLLDDRDERPGVKFMDADLVGLPIRLTIGDKSLKDGKVELKARSGSQVHLVTVEQVVKAVLKMADGLN, from the coding sequence ATGCGCTGGAGCCAGTGCTACATCCCCACGCTTAGACAAGAACAGTCCGAGGCGGAACTCGTCTCCCACCAGTTGCTGCTTCGCGGTGGCTACATCCGCAAACTCGTCGCCGGAGTCTATATTTACCTGCCGCTCATGCAGCGGGTAATTGAGAAGTTCTCCCGTATCGTCCGCGAGGAAATGAACAAAGCCGGCGCGCTGGAGATCACCATGTCGGTCATCTGTCCGGCCGAACTCTGGCAAAAGAGCGGCCGCTACCACTCCATCGGCCCGGAGCAGATGCGCCTGAAAGACCGCCACCAGCACGAAATGGTCCTGTGCGGCACCCACGAGGAGACTGTCACCAATCTGATCGCCGGCGAGGTTCGAAGCTACCGACAGTTGCCGCTCAATCTGTACCAGATCCAGGTTAAGTTCCGCGATGAAATCCGCCCCCGGTTCGGCCTGATGCGCGGTCGGGAGTTCATCATGAAAGACGCATATACGTTTGACGCTACCGAGGAGTCCTTCGCGAAGTCTTATCAGGCGATGGTGGACGCCTACTACGCCATCTTCCGCCGTGCGGGCTTGGATGTACTGAAAGTCGAGTCTGATACCGGAGCGATGGGCGGCAAGGCGGCGCACGAGTTCATGCTGCTGGTCGACACCAACGCCGGCGAAGAGAAGATCGCCGCTTGCACCAAGTGTGACTACGCGGCCAATGTCGAGAAGGCAACCTTCAAAGACGCCACAAAGATCACGCCTGATGCCGCTATCAAGCCGATGCAGCCCGTAGATACTCCCGGCGCGGCGACTATCGAGGAACTAACGAGATTCCTCAATGTCGATGCCACCCGTCTGGTAAAAACGCTCTTGTTCCTTGCCGACGGCAAAACGGTGGCAGCGCTGATCCGGGGCGACCGTGATCTGAACGAGGTCAAACTCAAGAACGCGGTTGGAGCGATCGATCTTCAGATGGCCGATGCGGCTACGGTCGAGCAGGTCACCGGGGCGCCGGTCGGTTTTGCCGGACCGATCGGTCTCAAAGGCGAGGTAGCTCTTCTGGTCGATCCATTAGTCACTGAACTGCAAAACTTCGTCACGGGGGCCAATCAGGATGAAAAGCACATCCTGAATGTCAATATCGGACGCGACTTCAAACCTTCCAAAGTCGTCGACCTGTCCAAGGCCCGCGCCGGCGATCTCTGTCCTCGCTGCGGCGGTGAGCTGGTGGTGAAAGACGGCATCGAAGTAGGCAACACTTTTATGCTCGGCACCAAGTACTCCGAGACGCTGGGGGCGAAGTTTCTCGATGCCGATGGCAACGAAAAACCGTGTATCATGGGGTCCTACGGTATCGGCATCACACGCACTCCGCAGGCGGCCCTAGAGAAATACCATGACGACAAGGGCATCGTCTGGCCCAAGAGTATCGCGCCGTTTCTCGTTGAAATCGTGCCCGTCTCAATGTCCTCCGCGGCTCAGGTCGATACGGCCGAAAAGATATACCGGCAGCTAAATGAAAACGGTATCGACGTGCTGCTCGATGACCGTGACGAACGCCCCGGAGTTAAGTTCATGGACGCCGACCTGGTCGGTCTGCCCATACGGCTCACTATTGGAGATAAGTCGTTGAAGGACGGCAAGGTAGAGCTCAAGGCCCGCAGCGGGAGCCAGGTACATCTGGTGACGGTGGAGCAGGTGGTCAAGGCGGTCCTGAAGATGGCTGACGGACTTAACTGA
- a CDS encoding RNA-binding protein, translating to MNIYVGNLSFDTTEDQLRQAFAGFGEVSSVNIITDKYTGEPRGFAFVEMSGKAEAIAAISGLNGQELNGRALNVNEARPRTEGAGGRGGGGNRGGGRGGGYRDRRY from the coding sequence ATGAATATCTACGTAGGCAACCTGTCGTTTGACACGACAGAAGACCAGTTGCGCCAGGCTTTCGCCGGTTTCGGCGAAGTCTCCAGCGTCAACATCATCACGGACAAGTACACCGGCGAGCCGAGAGGCTTTGCGTTCGTGGAAATGTCCGGCAAGGCCGAGGCCATAGCCGCGATCAGCGGCCTCAATGGCCAGGAGCTGAACGGGCGCGCGCTCAACGTGAACGAGGCCCGTCCTCGCACCGAAGGCGCCGGCGGCCGTGGTGGTGGTGGTAACCGTGGCGGCGGCCGCGGCGGCGGTTATCGCGATCGGAGATACTAA
- a CDS encoding N-acetylmuramoyl-L-alanine amidase: MPNQLRALTLAAVVLTGAGVSAETAIRIVYPKPGQTIAAVDSSFIFGSITGGFDRDNDTLTINDQSVEVHRDGGFLAFLPLAPGEFIFRIRALRPRELPLADDTLQRQQLLAEDSVKVVVPTPRRSLPDDTLAIVGDYNPPSGDLVLSAGDLLHVMFQGSPRMPALFSIPGVVDSVPMNETDPRQQPYWGEAVFGDGAVPDSLMIEGIYSGVYVVPESVSVVDKRIIYHLATPPKKYIHPRSGGVPDSAFDDRMVKLAAMPDSLSRESGYRISLNHPEYPFTVRFLDSIQTLRHGPRLGYFTIFQPAGVEALVVGREGDWYRAKFSKSQYAWIDRNLVTPLPRGVLPPRSMPTTVRTYGHDDHVLLEVGLSGKHPFRVYEDNARTLRLQLFGVTSNTDWIRYDFSDPMVELAVWSQPETDLYELKLTLTRDVWGYDTYYRGNTFCLRINRPPEHVDRLKGKIIVVDPGHASDPGAVGPTGLTEAEANLRIALALRRELQRHGASVVMTRYDMSHVSLNDRPVIAKNADADLFVSIHNNALPDGVHPFNNHGVSTYYYHPHSARLARAIQRELLRATEMPDFGLYHGNLAVNRPTQYPAVLVECAFMMIPEHEAELKTERYRNKVAEAITRGIDAFLDEYAHRNK, translated from the coding sequence ATGCCAAACCAGTTGCGAGCACTCACGCTCGCCGCAGTCGTACTGACCGGCGCCGGTGTATCGGCTGAGACGGCAATCCGAATCGTCTATCCAAAACCGGGCCAGACAATTGCCGCTGTCGACTCCTCCTTCATCTTTGGATCGATCACCGGCGGCTTTGATCGCGACAACGATACTCTCACGATAAACGATCAGTCTGTTGAGGTTCACCGCGACGGTGGCTTCCTTGCTTTTTTGCCGCTCGCACCCGGGGAGTTCATCTTCCGCATACGAGCTTTACGCCCCCGAGAATTGCCGCTGGCCGATGACACCCTTCAGCGACAACAGTTGCTGGCGGAAGACTCGGTCAAGGTGGTAGTACCGACGCCTCGTCGCTCTCTCCCCGACGATACCCTTGCGATAGTCGGCGACTACAACCCGCCGTCTGGAGATCTAGTGCTCTCGGCGGGTGATCTCCTGCACGTGATGTTCCAGGGTTCGCCCCGCATGCCGGCCTTGTTCTCGATTCCGGGTGTAGTCGACTCGGTCCCCATGAATGAAACCGACCCTCGGCAGCAGCCGTACTGGGGGGAAGCGGTGTTCGGCGATGGCGCCGTCCCTGATTCCCTCATGATTGAGGGCATCTACTCCGGTGTGTACGTTGTCCCCGAATCTGTTTCGGTTGTTGATAAGCGAATCATCTACCATCTGGCGACACCGCCGAAGAAATATATCCACCCTCGGAGCGGTGGAGTACCCGACTCGGCTTTCGATGACCGCATGGTCAAACTGGCGGCCATGCCAGATAGCCTGAGCAGAGAATCAGGCTACCGAATCAGCCTCAATCATCCGGAGTATCCGTTCACGGTGAGATTTCTCGACTCGATTCAAACCCTGCGCCACGGCCCGCGCCTGGGGTACTTCACGATATTTCAACCTGCCGGTGTCGAGGCCCTCGTGGTAGGTCGAGAGGGAGATTGGTACCGGGCGAAATTCTCCAAATCCCAGTATGCATGGATCGATCGCAACCTCGTGACGCCGTTGCCCCGGGGTGTCCTGCCACCTCGGTCAATGCCGACCACGGTTCGCACTTATGGCCATGATGACCATGTGCTTCTGGAGGTCGGCCTGAGCGGCAAACATCCCTTCCGTGTCTACGAAGATAACGCGCGCACCCTCCGCCTGCAGTTGTTCGGCGTCACCAGCAACACCGACTGGATTCGCTACGATTTCTCCGACCCCATGGTCGAGCTGGCGGTATGGTCGCAGCCTGAAACCGATCTGTACGAGTTGAAATTGACGCTCACTCGCGATGTATGGGGATACGACACGTATTATCGCGGCAACACCTTTTGCCTGCGCATCAATCGCCCCCCCGAGCATGTGGATCGTCTCAAGGGCAAGATCATCGTGGTAGATCCTGGGCATGCGTCGGATCCCGGCGCCGTGGGCCCGACCGGGCTTACCGAAGCCGAGGCGAATCTCCGGATCGCCCTGGCGTTGCGACGTGAGCTGCAACGCCACGGCGCGTCTGTCGTAATGACCCGCTATGACATGAGCCACGTCAGCTTGAATGATCGCCCTGTCATCGCCAAAAACGCCGATGCGGACCTGTTCGTTTCGATTCACAACAATGCCCTCCCGGACGGAGTGCATCCGTTTAACAATCATGGCGTCTCCACCTACTATTATCACCCACACTCGGCAAGGCTGGCGCGGGCCATTCAGAGAGAATTACTGCGGGCGACTGAGATGCCTGATTTCGGACTCTACCACGGTAACCTGGCCGTCAACCGCCCCACTCAGTATCCGGCAGTGTTGGTGGAGTGTGCTTTTATGATGATTCCTGAGCACGAGGCAGAGCTCAAGACAGAGCGTTATCGGAACAAAGTCGCCGAGGCCATAACCAGGGGAATCGACGCCTTTCTGGATGAATATGCGCACCGGAACAAATAA
- a CDS encoding enolase C-terminal domain-like protein yields MIRIETFKVSLPLKKKFAIAGGEAGEKTNLITILNNRYSGEAAASVKYGPSVQRMQADLRQGVARLAQREKLSLEALQEISQFDVHPTVRSALTGMVLNYLSGESSRYPWEIVSLGAPVGIRNSITISIADPKQVIEEVNACDLPIVKVKMGGEHDAELVLALKDLRGKEIRVDANGGWTPEQAEEMIHHLAESGIHVIEQPTATEYIADWPHLKGKHQEVELIVDEGLNTLEDYRRLAPHCDGINIKMEKSGGIVEATRIARQARQDKKKIMLGCMVESSIGIAQSVYMSSLADYHDLDSPQLLEADIAQGIIYNRESIRVDREIIGGPSLKRDVVEKYIRE; encoded by the coding sequence GTGATCCGGATCGAAACATTCAAAGTATCATTGCCCTTGAAAAAGAAATTCGCCATCGCCGGTGGAGAGGCAGGCGAGAAAACCAATCTCATCACAATTTTGAATAATCGCTATTCGGGCGAGGCCGCGGCGTCTGTCAAATACGGTCCCAGTGTCCAACGGATGCAGGCCGATCTCCGTCAGGGAGTAGCCAGGCTGGCTCAGCGCGAAAAACTGAGCCTCGAGGCTCTTCAGGAAATCAGTCAGTTCGACGTCCATCCCACGGTGCGTTCGGCACTGACCGGCATGGTGCTCAACTACCTGTCCGGCGAGAGCAGCCGCTATCCCTGGGAAATCGTGTCGCTGGGAGCGCCGGTCGGTATCAGAAACTCTATTACGATCAGTATCGCCGACCCAAAGCAGGTCATCGAGGAGGTCAACGCGTGCGACCTGCCCATCGTAAAGGTCAAAATGGGCGGAGAGCATGACGCTGAACTGGTACTGGCTTTGAAAGACCTTAGGGGAAAGGAGATCCGTGTCGACGCCAATGGCGGTTGGACGCCCGAGCAGGCCGAGGAGATGATCCATCACCTGGCCGAGAGCGGCATTCACGTTATCGAGCAGCCCACCGCCACCGAGTATATTGCCGACTGGCCCCACTTGAAAGGAAAACATCAGGAGGTTGAACTAATTGTCGACGAGGGGCTGAACACTCTTGAGGATTACCGCCGCCTCGCGCCACATTGCGATGGGATCAACATCAAAATGGAAAAGAGCGGCGGGATTGTCGAGGCCACTCGGATCGCCCGCCAGGCTCGCCAGGACAAAAAGAAGATCATGCTTGGCTGTATGGTTGAATCCTCGATCGGCATAGCCCAGTCGGTGTATATGTCATCGCTGGCAGACTATCATGATCTCGACTCGCCCCAGCTTTTGGAGGCGGATATCGCCCAGGGTATTATCTACAACCGCGAATCAATCCGCGTGGACCGGGAAATTATCGGCGGCCCGTCGCTCAAGCGCGACGTGGTCGAGAAATACATTCGTGAATGA